ACACCGCAGAGAGCGAGGCATCCACCTAGTCCATCTAGTGTTCACAGCGGACGTAAAGAGCGATGCACCGACGCATCGCTCTTCCGCAGGAGGTCCGGCTTCGAAAACCACCGCCGAAAACGTACCCGTACCGTTTAATGCTAATTATTTTACAGCCGTGGTCGACGTATTGATACCCGTTGGAACAGTAATCGGAGTGTTGTTATATGCGTAGGTTGCTGACATCGTCTCGTGAATCGAGATGCTCTGAATCTGTTTTGCACTCGACAGTGACGAACTACTTGCCGATCCCGCTGCGCTTCCCAAGGAAGCGATAAGCGTACTCATCGGCAGCGTCATATCAAGGGCTAGCTGTTCTCCTGTAATGCGGTCTTGGCCGTTAACCGGCTGTACCGTTATCTGCAGGGAACCTGTGGTCTGCTTGAGAATGTCATTGAGCAGTGATGCTATTTGAGTAGATGAAATAGCGGACCCTTGGGTGCTTGTGCTGGCGATGGAATTCATCATCGGCGCAAGTACCTGTGCGAGCGCGTTCGCATCGAGCGTAGCCGTATAGTTGGTAGAGTTAGCAGTGCTCGAAGACTGAATGTTTCTCAAGACGCTGAAGTTCACATTGTTAAGCGGCATCTGCGACTGCATCGCCTGAATTAACTGCTCGCTGCTCGTCTGCTCTGTCCAGCCTTGACCTTGATTGAGCCACACGCGTGTCCCCTGAATGTATTCTTGAATCGACTTTGGCAACGCGGAACCCGCTGCAGCGGTCGTTTGCGGAGTGATGGTAACGAGTGCGGCCTTCTGCCCATTCACCGTGCCTGTCTCCGCCGTCATTTTCATTTGGATTGTGATGTCCTGCGGAACCGTGCTCGTCGTGGACGGGCTCTGCGGGTTCATCGTGAAGTGCAAAAGCTCCGTAAGATTCCCTGTCATCTGAGACTGTGCTGCACTCTGCGTGTTTTGGAAGGCAGTGTCCAGAGTCTTGACGGTAGGCGTTTGCATTTGATACGAACCATTGCTCCAATTTGCAAACACGTTGGCTTTCTGCAAAATCGCTGTTAAGTCTCCGACTTGAACATATGTCGTATCGTGTTTTGAAGCCGGATCCTTTGCAACAACCGTATGTACAGTCACCAGTTTCGATGCGTTGAGATATACCGTCACTTGACCCGGAACGGTCTTTCCTGCTGACGCGGGTTTGGCAAACATGCTCGTGGTCGAGAGGAACCAGTCCCCGCCTGTCCACTCGCTCTGCAATCCAATCGCCTTTAAAGCCTTCATCACATACCATACGGGCACATACGTCGATCCGCCCTGTTGCAGTGTCGCAGGAGCCGCAACACTCTCGTTGTTGACAACAATGCTGCTGCTCTGTGCCTTTGTACTCGCGGTTGCAGCCATCGCCGTTGGAACGATAGAACCTGCGACAACCATGCCTGATGCGATTCCAACTACCCACTTTTTCACGAGATATTGCCTCCTTGGTTGAAGCTACTTCCTTCACTCTCAGACTATACCATAGACATGAGTGAAAATGGAATAAACTGCCGATTATTCTTTGATGAGAACAAGTTTTATTGTTGATAACGAAGTTTCATAGGCTTATTCAAGTTTCATAGACTTATTCACAGCCGGAAAGTGCAGGGGCTAGAGCGTTCGAAACTCGTACCCCTTTGCACGGTAATAATCAATCAAAATCGGAAGCGCCTGGACAGTGTACCGGCTGCCGTTCACGCCGTCATGGAACAACACCACAGACCCCGAATGTGCAGAACGCTCCACGTTTTGTACAATGCGCACAGCAGATTTCGCCTTCCAATCCTGCGAATCGACTGTCCAGTACGCAACCTTATGCCCCAGCCGCTGTATGGCAAGGGTGTCACCTTGACGGAGTGCGCCATAAGGCGGGCGATAATAGATGGGCTTGTGGCCGACTGCGGTAATAATGGCTGAATCTGCACGTGTAATTTCGGATTTTACGACTGAGAATGACCGATGCGAGAGGTCCGCGTGGTCATATCCATGACTGCCAATTTCATGGCCCTCACGTTGTATTCGTCGTACGATAGCCGGAAGTGCACGACAGCGGTAACCGAGAACAAAGAACGTCGCGTGGACGTGTTTTTGACGCAGGATATTTAATATCTGAGGGGTGTACACGGCTCCTGGGCCGTCATCAAAAGTGAAGTAGATGACTTTTTTTTGCGCGGCAAACGAGGGTCCGGCAGACAAGAGACATAAAGCAAGGCTGACTACAGCGGCAACCATGACACTGCGAATAATTTGCCCCACGAATATCACCTCACGCCGATTCAGCATACCCGGATAGAAATATGCTCATGCAATCTTCGAGACCCGACCTTGAAAACCATCCACGCCACGGTGCACGTACGGTGCACGCACGGAGCACGTATTTCTGCATCTCGCTCTTGCGTATACTTGTACCATATCATATAGTTCAATCATACAAGCGAATCAAAGAGGCGGTGAACGGATGTGGATCAGTGTTGATGTACGCTCCCATACACCTATGTACCAACAGATCATTGATGCGATTAAGGAACAAATTGCGAGAGGTTATGTAAAGCCTGGCGACAGACTGCTGACCGTTCGCGAGTTGGCGACTTCCTTGTCCTTAAACCACAACACCGTGGCAAAAGCATATCAGGAACTGGAACGCGAACATGTTATCGAGTTAGTGCGCGGCAGAGGAACATTTGTGTCCGCGCCGTCGGACATACCCGATATCAACAACCGCAAGCGTGACCTCAAAGAGGCCCTGAAGAAGTGGTTAGTCGACGCCCATCACCTGCGCATACCCGATAACGAGATTCTGTCCATGTTTCAAGAGTTATTTACAGAGTTCCATGACAAACCAGGTGGTGAACAGTGATGAACGCAGGCCCAGAGACCGTACCAGCGGCGGTTCCCGTCATTGAGACGCGCCAACTGACAAAAACATACGATGGTGAAACAGTTATCAATGCCGTCACCTTTTCTGCTCAAAAAGGCAGCGTTCATGCCATTGCAGGTCCAAACGGTGCAGGAAAGACAACCTTGCTGAAAATGATGGCAAGTGTCCTCAAGCCAACGCATGGGGCAGTCCGGATTTTTGGTCAAGAGGTTCAGGACGGGGCTACCATCCGACAGCGCGTACACTATATCAGTCCAGAGGTAAATTTATATCCATTTTTCCGTGTCAAAGACATCCTCGAGTACGCAAGTCGTCTATACGAACAGTGGGACGATGAACGAAGCAAGCTGTTGGTGGATGCCTTTTCGTTACCCTTGAAGAAACCAGTAAGAAGCCTGTCACTCGGGATGAAAATGAGACTACGTGTGGTCCTCTCGCTCTCGGCGCGAGCGGAAATACTGCTTATGGACGAAGCCACGAATGGACTTGACCCCAATGCAAGAGATCAAGTTCTCGACCTCATTTTGCAGGAGGTTGCAAACCGAGATGTTACGGTTGTGATGGCGACGCACCAACTTGCAGACATCGAACGGACTGCCGACACCGTAAGTTTACTCGTTGGCGGAAAGCTCGTGAGTACAAATGACCTCGACCAGCTTAAAGAAGAGGTTTACGAAGTACGGGTGACAGCACCAAGTTCTTCCCAACTTCTCACGTCGATACCTGGGGCTGTCGAATTTGTCAGCGCAGGTGACACACTGACGTTCGTTTGCACAGGAAAGCGAGCGGACATTGAGGTGATGCTGCTGGAGCGCCATTCTAAGCCCATTGATATTCGTCCGGCATCCCTCGAGCGGTGGTTTCAAGCAATGCTACGAAAGGAAGGTGTCCTGAGTGAAAAGATCGTTCTTCCCGAGAGCCCTCTTGTATAAGGAATGGCTTCAAAAACGCTGGGTGCTGCTCATCGCCCTTATCATCATCAGTCCATCGGTGTTTCTCGAGTCGTTGATGCCACTGACGGACCGTTTGCATCGATACGTGACGATTACAGGCCCGAACGGCTACATACAGCATTCCGACACAGTCGTGAACACGTTCACCTGGTTTTGTAACGAGATCGTAGGGCATATGAGCGGTGGATGGTGGGCCTCTATCGTTGTCGCGGGTCTCGCCATCTACTCTCTATGGACGGAACGCAACCAGGATGTAGGCTGGTTCACACTCTTGGGTCCAGTCTCAAAGAGAGCAATTGTACGCGTTAAGTATGTTTTCGACCTCGCAGCAATCGCTGGCATATTCACTTTTCTGGCCATCAGCCTTGCCGTCATTGACTGGGTGGTAGGTATTCACTACCCAGTAGCGGGTATTATCCGGTGGTGGGTTGCGGAACTGGCGATTCAAGGTGCTGTGTACGGGCTTTCCTTACTATTGGCTACACTTATAGGCAATGTCATCGCGGTTGCATTACTTACCTTCGGAATTTTAAACGTTCCAATGTACCTGGGCGTTGCCTTGGTGTACGCCCTCGGCGCCAATTTGATGGTCTTTAACAACCCTTCACAATACTCCATCCCACTTGATTGGAAGGGGATGTGGGTATTCACACATCTATCCCCACTGAATTGGTTCAATGTGGATTTCACCCACTTATGGACGAGCCCATGGCCATACTTTGGTGGATTCTTGCTGTTCACGGTACTCGCTTGCATGGCCTCAGAGCTGATTTACGAACGAACAGCCAACGAACGACTATCGAACTTCTTTGCTTTCAAGTGGCTCAAACATCCTGCCCTCGCCAGCCTGTCAGTACTGATGGCATTCTTCATCGTGCGGTTTACGGGGTTGAGGTCTGAACGCTTAACCATAAAGGTGGAATGGCTCCTCGTCCTCGGCCTAGCCATGTGGGGCATAGCCACGCTGGTGCAAAGGCGCGTCCTGAGACGGCACTAATGATTGCGCTCGTAATCT
The Alicyclobacillus curvatus genome window above contains:
- a CDS encoding polysaccharide deacetylase family protein is translated as MGQIIRSVMVAAVVSLALCLLSAGPSFAAQKKVIYFTFDDGPGAVYTPQILNILRQKHVHATFFVLGYRCRALPAIVRRIQREGHEIGSHGYDHADLSHRSFSVVKSEITRADSAIITAVGHKPIYYRPPYGALRQGDTLAIQRLGHKVAYWTVDSQDWKAKSAVRIVQNVERSAHSGSVVLFHDGVNGSRYTVQALPILIDYYRAKGYEFRTL
- a CDS encoding GntR family transcriptional regulator → MWISVDVRSHTPMYQQIIDAIKEQIARGYVKPGDRLLTVRELATSLSLNHNTVAKAYQELEREHVIELVRGRGTFVSAPSDIPDINNRKRDLKEALKKWLVDAHHLRIPDNEILSMFQELFTEFHDKPGGEQ
- a CDS encoding ABC transporter ATP-binding protein is translated as MNAGPETVPAAVPVIETRQLTKTYDGETVINAVTFSAQKGSVHAIAGPNGAGKTTLLKMMASVLKPTHGAVRIFGQEVQDGATIRQRVHYISPEVNLYPFFRVKDILEYASRLYEQWDDERSKLLVDAFSLPLKKPVRSLSLGMKMRLRVVLSLSARAEILLMDEATNGLDPNARDQVLDLILQEVANRDVTVVMATHQLADIERTADTVSLLVGGKLVSTNDLDQLKEEVYEVRVTAPSSSQLLTSIPGAVEFVSAGDTLTFVCTGKRADIEVMLLERHSKPIDIRPASLERWFQAMLRKEGVLSEKIVLPESPLV